From a single Diceros bicornis minor isolate mBicDic1 chromosome 6, mDicBic1.mat.cur, whole genome shotgun sequence genomic region:
- the ZNF365 gene encoding protein ZNF365 isoform X2 — protein MQQKAFEESRYPWQESLENVAVCLPFRCPRCGDHTRFRSLSSLRAHLEFSHSYQERTLLTKCSLFPSLRDTDLVTSSEPLKQGKLQSCGNVVKQKPSYVNLYSVSHEHSKDRKPFEVVAERPVSYVQTYTAVDLRADSLDGPRSSPGLPTPDTKASFEAHIREKFNRMVEAVDRTIEKRIDKLTKDLAHKTAELLEVRAAFVQLTQKKQEVQRRERALNRQVEVAVEMIAVLRQRLTESEEELLRKEEEVVTFNHFLEAATEKEVQGKARLQDFIENLLQRVELAEKQLEYYQSQRAAGLGQDISEHVKPRAPTFCV, from the exons ATGCAACAGAAGGCTTTTGAGGAAAGCAGATACCCCTGGCAGGAGTCCTTGGAAAATGTTGCTGTGTGCCTGCCTTTCCGCTGCCCGAGGTGTGGAGACCATACCAGATTTAGAAGCCTGTCGTCGTTGAGGGCCCATCTGGAATTCAGTCACAGCTACCAGGAAAGAACCCTCTTGACAAAATGCAGCCTCTTTCCATCCCTCAGAGACACAGACCTAGTCACCTCCTCAGAGCCCCTGAAACAGGGAAAATTGCAGAGTTGTGGCAACGTGGTGAAGCAGAAGCCGAGCTATGTTAACTTGTATAGCGTTTCGCACGAACACTCCAAGGACAGGAAGCCATTCGAAGTGGTGGCGGAGAGACCTGTGTCCTatgtgcagacctacactgcaGTGGACCTCCGTGCAGACTCGCTGGATGGGCCGAGGTCGAGTCCCGGCCTTCCCACCCCAGACACCAAAGCTTCTTTTGAGGCACATATCAGAGAAAAGTTCAATCGGATGGTCGAGGCCGTGGACAGGACCATTGAGAAGAGAATCGATAAACTCACCAAAGATTTGGCCCATAAAACTGCCGAACTGTTGGAAGTTCGGGCAGCTTTTGTTCAGCTGACTCAGAAAAAGCAGGAAGTTCAGAGACGCGAGCGGGCCCTGAATAGACAGGTGGAGGTGGCCGTGGAGATGATCGCGGTGCTCAGGCAGCGCCTGACTGAATCCGAGGAGGAGCTGCTCAGGAAAGAGGA AGAAGTTGTTACATTCAACCATTTCCTCGAAGCAGCAACTGAGAAGGAGGTTCAAGGGAAAGCTCGGCTCCAGGACTTTATTGAGAACCTGTTGCAACGGGTAGAACTGGCGGAAAAGCAGTTAGAGTACTATCAAAGCCAGCGGGCTGCCGGCCTCGGCCAAGACATCAGTGAGCACGTG